In a genomic window of Thalassophryne amazonica chromosome 12, fThaAma1.1, whole genome shotgun sequence:
- the LOC117522692 gene encoding paraneoplastic antigen Ma1 homolog → MNDVQALFADSQPTPSPEESLIRAVTNLIDKTNKPAAESGGYRRLRVFSGILPSPAGEEQFDHWLEQAYMMVEESDGSDKDKRRRIMESLKGPALEVIKAIRLSDPDITPVKCLEALESAFGLAESGDDLCFSFRLLQQQPGEKLSDFLRRLERTLTKVIQRGGLPAKNMDTARVNQLLKGAVNADLMLLQLRLRERRAKPPTFLELLREIRTGVRSLLSKAQPVSPHCPYQSASRD, encoded by the coding sequence ATGAATGATGTACAAGCTCTGTTTGCTGATTCACAACCTACCCCCTCTCCGGAAGAGTCCCTCATTCGTGCTGTTACTAACCTAATAGACAAGACAAACAAACCTGCTGCAGAGAGCGGAGGGTATCGCCGCCTGCGTGTCTTCTCAGGTATTTTACCTTCTCCGGCTGGAGAGGAACAATTTGACCATTGGCTAGAGCAAGCTTACATGATGGTTGAGGAAAGTGATGGCTCTGACAAAGACAAAAGAAGAAGGATAATGGAGAGTTTAAAGGGACCAGCTCTGGAAGTGATCAAAGCAATACGCCTATCAGATCCTGATATTACACCAGTAAAGTGCTTAGAAGCCCTCGAAAGTGCTTTTGGACTAGCTGAGTCTGGTGATGACTTGTGTTTCTCTTTTAGACTCTTACAGCAACAACCTGGGGAAAAGCTGTCAGACTTCCTCAGAAGGCTTGAGCGTACACTGACCAAAGTCATACAACGAGGTGGCCTGCCAGCCAAAAATATGGACACAGCCAGAGTCAATCAGCTGCTTAAAGGGGCAGTCAATGCTGACTTAATGTTGTTGCAACTCAGATTAAGAGAAAGGCGAGCcaaaccccccacctttttagagCTACTTAGAGAAATCCGGACAGGAGTACGAAGCCTCCTGAGTAAAGCTCAACCAGTCAGTCCACACTGTCCATACCAAAGTGCAAGCAGAGACTAG